The following are encoded together in the uncultured Sphaerochaeta sp. genome:
- a CDS encoding dihydrolipoamide acetyltransferase family protein, which produces MAQQVVMPKQGNSVESCIIVEWNVKVGDKVAVGDVLCSAETDKSTIDVESTAEGFVLAILYEEGDDVPVMVPIVMVGEKGEKVELPKTETNREETKEEKQETASAEDTQPEKATPPATADKAQGSSPRARNLASSMGVSLSSLQPSGPKGRIIERDVASVAGEPLSPVARQQALEQGVQAPGRGSGMGGRVLSSDLQVKPAIATPSRMGEVSEEIQEIPVKGVRKVTARRMMESIHSTCQLTLHAQADARALKRLRAGFKSAKSELGLNKVTINDLILFAVSRTLLEFPAFNAHFLGDKMLRFSHVHLGVATDTPKGLLVPVVRNSDILSLRQLSEETKALIDKCKEGTAQPDELSGSTFTVSNVGAFGIDAFTPVLNVPEVAILGVGGISLTPVEDEDGDIVFIEKIGLSLTMDHQAVDGADAARFLKALMDNIASIDLLLAL; this is translated from the coding sequence ATGGCACAACAAGTTGTGATGCCCAAACAGGGAAACTCAGTGGAATCCTGCATTATTGTGGAATGGAATGTCAAAGTAGGTGACAAGGTTGCTGTAGGGGATGTCCTATGCTCAGCAGAAACCGATAAGTCAACCATTGATGTTGAATCGACCGCTGAAGGTTTCGTACTGGCCATACTGTATGAGGAAGGGGATGATGTTCCCGTAATGGTTCCCATCGTCATGGTCGGAGAGAAAGGTGAGAAGGTCGAGCTTCCCAAGACAGAAACCAATAGAGAAGAAACAAAGGAAGAAAAACAGGAAACAGCATCAGCTGAGGACACACAACCTGAAAAAGCTACTCCTCCCGCTACAGCAGACAAGGCTCAGGGATCCAGCCCCAGAGCACGCAATCTGGCTTCCTCTATGGGAGTTTCCCTCTCTTCGTTGCAACCCTCCGGCCCTAAAGGCCGTATCATTGAGCGTGATGTAGCTTCAGTGGCTGGCGAGCCTCTCAGTCCGGTTGCAAGACAGCAGGCTCTTGAACAGGGAGTCCAGGCTCCAGGACGTGGTAGTGGCATGGGAGGAAGAGTCCTCTCTTCCGACCTACAGGTGAAACCTGCGATTGCTACCCCATCGCGCATGGGAGAAGTCTCTGAAGAGATTCAGGAGATACCTGTGAAGGGAGTGAGAAAGGTAACTGCCAGGAGGATGATGGAATCCATTCACTCCACATGCCAGCTTACCCTTCATGCCCAGGCTGATGCACGTGCCCTGAAACGTCTGAGAGCAGGATTCAAGAGTGCAAAGAGTGAGCTCGGTTTGAACAAGGTTACGATCAATGATTTGATCCTCTTTGCAGTCAGCAGAACCTTGTTGGAATTCCCCGCATTCAATGCACACTTCCTTGGGGATAAGATGCTGCGCTTTAGTCATGTGCATCTTGGCGTCGCTACCGACACACCGAAGGGCCTTCTGGTCCCTGTGGTGCGCAACAGTGACATACTCAGCCTCCGCCAGCTCTCTGAAGAGACCAAGGCCCTGATTGATAAGTGCAAGGAAGGAACTGCCCAACCTGACGAACTCAGTGGTTCAACCTTCACGGTAAGTAATGTAGGAGCCTTCGGTATTGATGCGTTCACCCCGGTACTCAACGTGCCTGAGGTTGCAATCCTTGGGGTTGGCGGCATCTCCCTGACGCCGGTAGAGGATGAGGATGGGGATATTGTCTTTATTGAAAAGATTGGACTCTCGCTGACAATGGATCATCAGGCAGTCGATGGTGCAGATGCTGCACGCTTCCTCAAGGCATTGATGGACAACATTGCCTCCATCGATCTCTTGTTGGCACTGTAG
- a CDS encoding ABC transporter permease produces the protein MPDLSFSSFVKKALARREATLTLLLVVLLVPISIRSPQFLSAKNISTILNDMAILSIVAIGEFYVILSNGIDLSVGSIIAFTGMATGMINEANPTVSPLLLLLAGMGIGMVMGLFNGVLVAYGKIPPIITTLGTVNIYRGLTFLLSGGTWVTAHEMSKSYIDFPRNSFLGISNLLWIAIIVIVVFYYFSRYTRTGREVYAIGGNPTAARFVGVNESRVRVVVFLISGTLCGLAGALWTARYASAVNEMATGFEMQAVAACVLGGVNFAGGSGGIIGVVLGTLFLGVVTNALPVIYLSVFWQTFVQGLIILIALTLNTISDQRKTKKLLAQRRG, from the coding sequence ATGCCTGACCTATCCTTCTCCTCCTTTGTAAAGAAAGCACTGGCCCGTAGGGAGGCAACCCTTACCTTGTTGTTGGTGGTGCTTCTGGTGCCGATTTCAATCCGCTCTCCGCAGTTTCTCTCTGCGAAGAACATCTCAACCATCCTTAACGACATGGCTATCCTCTCCATTGTCGCCATCGGTGAGTTCTACGTCATTCTCTCAAACGGGATTGACCTCTCGGTTGGTTCCATCATCGCCTTCACAGGAATGGCTACCGGTATGATCAACGAGGCAAATCCTACAGTCAGTCCCTTGCTCCTCTTGCTTGCAGGAATGGGCATTGGAATGGTGATGGGCCTCTTTAATGGGGTGTTGGTTGCCTATGGAAAAATCCCCCCGATCATCACCACATTGGGTACGGTGAATATCTATCGCGGGCTTACCTTTCTCCTCAGTGGAGGTACGTGGGTTACAGCTCATGAGATGAGTAAATCCTACATAGATTTCCCTCGTAACAGTTTCCTCGGAATTTCCAACCTTCTTTGGATTGCAATTATTGTCATTGTTGTTTTCTATTACTTCAGCAGGTATACCCGCACAGGTCGAGAAGTCTATGCGATCGGGGGAAACCCGACGGCAGCAAGGTTTGTAGGAGTGAATGAGAGCAGGGTCAGAGTAGTGGTCTTCCTTATCAGTGGAACGCTCTGTGGCCTTGCAGGGGCTCTGTGGACCGCTCGCTATGCTTCTGCAGTGAATGAGATGGCAACTGGGTTTGAGATGCAGGCAGTGGCGGCCTGTGTACTTGGTGGGGTTAACTTTGCCGGTGGTTCCGGTGGCATTATCGGGGTAGTCTTGGGGACGCTCTTCCTTGGTGTGGTCACCAATGCGTTGCCGGTTATCTACCTTTCAGTTTTCTGGCAAACGTTTGTCCAGGGCTTGATCATTCTCATCGCATTGACGCTTAACACCATCAGCGACCAGCGAAAGACGAAGAAGCTGCTTGCACAGAGGAGAGGCTAG
- a CDS encoding ABC transporter permease — MAEKRDLVAKSRLIDEMSLKNRLIEYFTQWEVLLSIIIILVFVFFTIRTPYFLDWFNLMNATFQFSEKAIMALPMIFIIMCGDIDISIASIIALCAYAVGNAAQGGASIPSLIFIALLVGTLAGLFNGVMITALEMPAIAVTLATQSVFRGIAIGLLGDQARTEFPENFGFFGQQFIPGTIIPFEFVLYLVLVLLFAFVLHKTTYGRRLYAIGNSAEAARFSGIKVKTMRIINFTVTGFFCGLTSILLASRILSVRSNIATGWDLEIITLVVLGGVAITGGKGSVYGVFIGSMLVGYLKFGMGLLKFSGTLMTIVIGLLLISAVLLPRLLDMYKANRKLRLQQMSRN; from the coding sequence ATGGCTGAAAAGAGAGATTTGGTAGCAAAATCCCGGCTTATCGATGAAATGTCGCTCAAGAACCGGTTGATTGAATATTTTACCCAGTGGGAAGTTCTGCTCTCCATTATCATTATACTGGTGTTTGTTTTCTTCACCATCAGAACCCCTTACTTCTTGGATTGGTTTAATTTGATGAATGCAACGTTCCAATTCAGTGAGAAGGCTATCATGGCACTTCCGATGATTTTCATCATCATGTGTGGAGATATTGATATCTCGATTGCCTCTATTATTGCTCTTTGTGCATATGCGGTAGGCAATGCTGCACAGGGGGGAGCTTCCATACCTTCGCTGATTTTCATTGCCCTGCTTGTTGGCACCCTCGCTGGGTTGTTCAACGGGGTGATGATCACGGCCCTCGAGATGCCGGCCATCGCGGTCACCCTTGCGACACAGTCGGTATTCAGGGGGATTGCAATTGGTTTGTTGGGAGATCAGGCACGTACTGAATTCCCAGAAAATTTTGGGTTCTTTGGTCAGCAATTCATACCTGGTACCATTATCCCCTTCGAGTTTGTACTCTACTTGGTCTTGGTATTGCTCTTTGCGTTTGTCTTGCATAAGACAACGTATGGAAGAAGATTGTACGCCATCGGAAACAGTGCTGAAGCGGCTCGGTTCTCCGGTATCAAGGTAAAGACCATGAGGATAATCAACTTCACCGTTACCGGATTCTTCTGTGGTCTTACCTCTATACTGTTGGCCAGTCGAATTCTCTCTGTCCGCTCAAACATTGCCACTGGATGGGATTTGGAAATCATTACCCTCGTCGTACTTGGTGGCGTTGCAATTACCGGGGGCAAGGGAAGTGTGTATGGTGTTTTTATTGGTTCCATGTTGGTCGGTTACTTGAAATTCGGCATGGGTTTGTTGAAGTTCAGTGGAACCCTGATGACCATTGTCATTGGATTGCTTCTCATCTCTGCGGTCCTTCTTCCCCGATTGCTTGACATGTACAAGGCAAACAGGAAGCTACGGCTCCAGCAAATGAGTAGAAATTAG
- the rhaM gene encoding L-rhamnose mutarotase, producing the protein MRQAFVMQLKKGFEHEYKKRHDEIWPELKALLKESGVSDYTIFLDPDSGLLFAFQKSEGESGSQDLGSNPIVQKWWAYMADIMDTNEDNSPISLPLEEVFHMD; encoded by the coding sequence ATGAGACAGGCATTTGTCATGCAGTTGAAGAAAGGATTCGAACATGAGTACAAGAAGCGTCATGATGAGATTTGGCCGGAGTTGAAGGCGCTTCTCAAGGAAAGTGGGGTTTCTGACTATACCATTTTCCTTGACCCGGACAGTGGTCTCCTCTTTGCTTTTCAGAAATCTGAGGGAGAATCGGGGAGTCAGGATCTCGGCTCCAACCCCATTGTCCAGAAGTGGTGGGCCTATATGGCTGATATCATGGACACGAACGAAGACAACTCCCCAATTTCGCTTCCCTTGGAAGAAGTCTTTCATATGGATTGA
- a CDS encoding sugar ABC transporter ATP-binding protein, producing MQQALLEVQHVTKVFPGIRALDDVHLSLRRGEVHALIGENGAGKSTLVKILTGVYIPTSGTMTFEGKEISFKNAIDAQQAGIVAIHQEASMFPELSVTENIYMGHHLRNPKTKKLEWKTMQENTQGLLQRMQLDINPDSLVKNLSVAQRHMVEIVKALSLDADLVIMDEPTSALTGREVDDLFRIVRSLKEEGKAILFISHKFEEIFEICDYYTVFRDGQYIGEGKVAQSNEDTIINMMIGRSIDQMYPHHEPKIGKKVLEVKHLSQLGAFKDISFDLHEGEILGLFGLVGAGRSEVVRTIFGIDKASEGTMHLLGKPFMPKGAIDSMRKGIALVPEDRQKQGLVLKMSLTHNISLPVLTNLCWKGLVTRKKTESRYVQEHGDQMEIKSAGYHVDAETLSGGNQQKVVLAKWIGTNPKILILDEPTKGIDVATKAAVHEFVCDMADKGVAVILISSELPEILGMSDRIVVMHEGYQTAILDAEEATAESVMRYAIATVQMEASNA from the coding sequence ATGCAACAGGCATTGTTGGAAGTACAACACGTAACAAAGGTGTTTCCCGGTATCAGAGCCTTGGATGATGTACATCTCTCCCTACGAAGGGGTGAAGTGCATGCCCTTATCGGAGAGAACGGAGCAGGAAAGTCCACCTTGGTGAAGATTCTCACCGGAGTCTATATCCCTACCAGTGGAACAATGACTTTTGAGGGGAAAGAAATCTCCTTCAAGAATGCAATCGACGCCCAACAGGCAGGGATTGTTGCCATCCACCAGGAAGCATCCATGTTTCCCGAGCTCAGTGTCACAGAGAATATCTACATGGGACACCACCTCAGGAATCCAAAAACGAAAAAACTCGAATGGAAAACCATGCAAGAGAACACCCAGGGATTGCTCCAGAGGATGCAACTCGATATCAATCCAGATTCCCTGGTCAAGAATCTCAGTGTTGCACAGCGCCACATGGTGGAAATTGTCAAGGCACTCAGCCTTGATGCAGATCTGGTCATCATGGATGAGCCGACCAGTGCACTCACCGGCCGAGAGGTCGATGATTTATTCAGGATAGTCCGTTCCTTGAAGGAAGAGGGCAAGGCCATTCTTTTCATCTCCCATAAGTTTGAAGAGATCTTTGAAATTTGTGATTATTACACGGTTTTCCGTGACGGACAATATATCGGGGAAGGGAAGGTAGCTCAGAGCAACGAAGATACGATCATTAATATGATGATCGGGCGCTCAATAGACCAGATGTACCCCCACCATGAACCAAAGATTGGCAAGAAGGTGCTTGAGGTTAAGCATCTCAGTCAGCTTGGTGCCTTCAAGGACATCTCCTTTGATTTGCATGAAGGGGAGATACTTGGTCTCTTCGGGCTTGTCGGAGCTGGTCGCAGCGAGGTCGTGAGAACTATCTTTGGAATTGACAAGGCCAGTGAGGGTACGATGCATTTGCTCGGGAAACCCTTTATGCCCAAAGGTGCCATTGACAGCATGCGAAAAGGGATTGCCTTGGTGCCTGAAGACCGCCAGAAGCAAGGTTTGGTGTTGAAAATGAGCTTGACCCATAATATCAGCTTACCGGTGTTGACCAATCTTTGCTGGAAAGGTCTGGTGACCAGGAAAAAGACTGAATCTCGTTACGTCCAGGAACATGGTGATCAGATGGAGATAAAATCGGCAGGTTACCATGTCGATGCTGAAACGCTCAGTGGTGGTAACCAGCAGAAGGTCGTCCTTGCCAAGTGGATTGGGACAAATCCGAAGATTCTCATCCTTGATGAACCTACCAAGGGTATTGATGTAGCAACGAAGGCAGCAGTTCACGAATTCGTTTGTGATATGGCGGACAAGGGTGTTGCCGTTATTTTGATTAGTAGTGAGCTTCCTGAAATCTTGGGAATGTCAGACCGGATCGTCGTGATGCATGAAGGGTACCAGACAGCCATTCTTGATGCAGAAGAAGCGACAGCAGAGTCAGTAATGCGGTATGCAATCGCAACTGTACAGATGGAGGCCTCCAATGCCTGA
- the rhaS gene encoding rhamnose ABC transporter substrate-binding protein yields the protein MKKTLLFVLIMTMALGAMFAQGTKEAAPAGEKEIVILGKSMGNGFFDAVFKGSEEAAAELGGIKTTYMAPPQATAEGQIEIIETLIAQRVDGIAISANDADALIPVAKKAMAAGIKVISYDSGINPGGRIVDLLPSNPELIGRQQIQLAAELTDYKGDVAVLSASAQATNQNLWIEWMKEEIKEADYSNMKLVEVVYGDDAPDKSYREAVSLMQKYPNLKAIICPTTVGLLATAQAVKDAGKSGVVEVTGLGLPSEMKGYILDGTCRQMALWNPIDLGYSSTYILNGLIEGTIDGATGEEIPAGRMGSIKVEENGIAFMSTPYVFNKDNIEKFAEIY from the coding sequence ATGAAGAAAACGTTGTTGTTTGTACTCATCATGACCATGGCCCTTGGTGCAATGTTCGCCCAGGGCACCAAGGAAGCAGCCCCAGCTGGTGAAAAAGAGATTGTCATTCTCGGAAAGAGTATGGGAAATGGGTTCTTTGATGCAGTATTCAAAGGTAGTGAAGAAGCTGCCGCTGAGCTTGGCGGGATCAAGACGACCTATATGGCCCCTCCCCAGGCTACTGCAGAGGGACAGATTGAAATCATCGAGACCTTGATCGCACAGAGAGTTGATGGTATTGCCATCAGCGCAAACGATGCAGATGCATTGATTCCTGTCGCCAAGAAAGCAATGGCAGCCGGTATCAAGGTCATCAGTTATGACTCTGGTATTAACCCAGGTGGACGTATTGTTGACCTTTTGCCCAGTAACCCTGAGCTCATTGGACGCCAGCAGATTCAGCTTGCTGCTGAACTGACTGACTACAAGGGTGATGTTGCTGTCCTTTCCGCTTCTGCTCAGGCTACCAACCAGAATCTTTGGATTGAGTGGATGAAGGAAGAGATCAAGGAAGCTGACTATTCCAACATGAAGCTTGTTGAAGTCGTCTATGGTGATGATGCTCCTGATAAGAGCTATCGTGAAGCTGTTTCCTTGATGCAGAAGTATCCCAACCTGAAGGCTATCATTTGCCCGACCACTGTTGGTCTGCTCGCAACAGCACAGGCTGTCAAGGACGCTGGAAAGAGTGGCGTTGTTGAAGTAACCGGTCTTGGTCTTCCTTCAGAGATGAAGGGCTACATCCTCGACGGCACTTGCCGCCAGATGGCTCTCTGGAATCCGATTGACCTTGGATACAGTTCCACCTACATCTTGAATGGTCTTATTGAAGGTACCATCGACGGAGCAACTGGAGAAGAGATTCCTGCCGGTCGCATGGGCTCAATTAAGGTCGAAGAGAACGGTATTGCCTTCATGAGTACTCCATATGTATTCAACAAGGACAACATCGAGAAGTTCGCAGAGATTTATTAA
- a CDS encoding DeoR/GlpR family DNA-binding transcription regulator, whose protein sequence is MIGLSPREKHILQLLKSGEEYPVSRLSEELGVSAVTIRGDLRDLDSKGLVIRSHGRVVVASAPQVAFRDDTNTPKKDLIAKLAATLVKDNDFIMITNGSTCSLIPRHLFGKRNVRVVTNSTLILPYARANTQLQVTLVGGEYRSEAEALVGPAAISQIENYHVSTTFFGTDGFTMEHGLTTSLIENAQVVQRMCAQATRRVLCVDSSKVGNRGFVRIMPVTEIDTIVTDSGFPADLITQLEEQGVEVLIAK, encoded by the coding sequence ATGATAGGGCTTTCCCCTCGGGAGAAACACATACTCCAGCTTCTGAAAAGTGGTGAAGAGTATCCTGTATCCAGGCTCAGTGAAGAGCTGGGAGTCTCTGCGGTTACCATTAGGGGAGATTTACGGGATCTGGATTCCAAAGGTCTTGTTATAAGAAGCCACGGCAGGGTCGTGGTTGCATCCGCTCCCCAAGTAGCCTTTCGTGATGATACCAATACTCCAAAAAAAGATCTTATTGCAAAACTTGCTGCCACCTTGGTGAAGGATAATGACTTTATCATGATTACCAATGGGTCCACCTGTTCCTTGATTCCCAGACACCTATTCGGGAAAAGAAATGTACGGGTGGTTACCAATTCAACGCTTATTCTTCCTTATGCACGGGCAAATACCCAGCTCCAGGTCACGCTGGTCGGTGGTGAGTACCGAAGCGAAGCTGAGGCCCTTGTCGGGCCTGCAGCCATTTCCCAGATAGAGAACTACCATGTATCCACAACCTTCTTCGGTACGGATGGATTTACCATGGAACATGGACTTACCACCAGCTTGATTGAAAATGCACAGGTGGTACAACGTATGTGTGCACAAGCCACACGGCGGGTATTGTGCGTTGATTCCTCAAAAGTGGGGAATCGTGGATTTGTGCGGATCATGCCGGTAACAGAAATAGATACCATTGTCACAGACAGTGGTTTTCCTGCAGACCTGATCACCCAGCTCGAGGAGCAGGGCGTTGAGGTCCTTATTGCAAAGTAG